CGCCCTCGGAGATTGGCTTGCGCGCCACGACGCGTGGAAGTTCGGTTGGGAAGCGGAGGACGCTAGCCGCGAAGGTAGAATTGTTACGCACTTCAAGGAGCTGATCTCGATTGCCAAACGAGGTGCGCTCGATGCCTAACGTTATTGATGGTGGTTCGCTCGCGACGCGTTCGGTTTTCTTGCCCGTCACGGCGAACCTCTTTCACCATCGGATTGCCAGCGTTCAGGCCTTTTCGAAGAGCGGTGAGATCACCATTTCCGGCACCAGCACCAGGCCCTTGTCGGTTATCCGGATTTCCGGGATGACCGACAGCGGGATAAGGTTGAAGCCCATATAGGCGATGGTGCAGCCTGCCTTTTCCCATTCGAGCTTCAAGGCCTTTACCTCGTCGGCGACCTGGTGCACGCGCTTGTCGGACAAAAGCCCGGCGATCGGCAGCGGCACCATGGCCGTCACCTTGCCGTCCATGACGACACAGACGCCACCCTGCTTTTCTTCGATCGCGTCGAGCGCCACCTGCATGTCCGCGGCATTCGTGCCGGCGACGATGATGTTGTGGCTGTCGTGGCCGACCGAGGATGCGACGGCGCCTTGTCTGAGCCCGAAACCGTTGAGCAGTCCGTGGGCGACATTGCCGGCAGACTTGCCGTGACGCTCCACCACCGTCACGAAGCAGAGGTCGTGCTTGTCGAAATGGGCTTGCCAGTCATTGGCCGGTTCCAGCGTGACGGTGACATGGCCGAGGGTAATGCCAGGCAGCTCCGTCTTGATCGTATGAGCGACGACCGTCTCCGTCGGTAGGTCCGGTGTCAGCTTGAGATTTTTTGGCAGCTTGACCGTGTGGTAGGCGGCATCCGGATAGCGGTACGGTTTCGACAGGGCTTCGTCGAGGATCGGCGTGATCTTCTTGCCGTCGACGACGAGTTCGCCGCCATACCAGGTGCTAACAGGCGTAAGGTCGTCGCTGAGAAGCATCAGGTCTGCGCGGCGGCCGCCGCCCAGACCGCCGATTTCGCCTTCCATGCCGAACCGCGTCGCGGCGTGCAGCGAACCCATCGCCCAGGCCTGTTCCGGCCTCATGCCGTATTTCACGGCTTCGCGCGTTACCCAGTCCAGGCCGAAGGCAAGCAGATCTTCGGCATCACGGTCGTCGGTGCAGACGGCGACGCGCTTGTGGGAGGCGCCGAGCTCGGTGATCGTCTTGATCGCCTGCGGCAGCGAATGCCAGGGAGTCTTGGGCGGGCCGCCGCGCAGGAAGATCCATACGCCGGCTTCCAGCAGGTCGTCGGCAATGTCGCGGTCGATGGCTTCATGCGTGTCGGTGACGCCGGATGCGGCATAGGCGGCAACGAACTCTCGTCCGTAGACATGGCCCGACACCGGCCTGCCGCGCCCGAGTGCTGCAGCCAGGATCGCATGGCTGCGCTCGTCACCCATCGCAACGGGGACGAAATCCATCTTCTCGCCGAGAGCCACGGCTTCCGGCCACTTGTCGAACAGGGCGGCGATCTTATCCGGCGTCAGGTCGCCGCCGGCTGTTTCCAGATCCGGCGTCGTCGCCGGCACGGTGCTCGGCACGGTCAGGAAGATCGACAGCGGCGCCTGCCGTGCATCCTCGAGCATGGCCTCGACGCCGGCGACGTCCATGACGTTGCCGATCTCGTGGCTGTCGCAGAAGATCGTCGTCGTGCCGTTGAGGAGCGCCGCTTCGGCATAGGCGCAGGCCGTCACCATCGAGGATTCGATATGGATATGCGGATCGACCAGGCCCGGGGCGATGATGCCACCCCCGGCGTCGTAGAGCTTGGCGCTCCCGCCTCTGTAGCTGCCGGCAGGCTTCACGGCTGCGATGCGGCCACCCGAAATCCAGACTTCGCGTCCGTCGAGAAAGCGCTCCGAATAGGTAGACAAGACGCGTGCACCCTGGATGACCAGGTCGGGTTCGCGACGAGCGGAGGCGACATCGGCAAGACGGCGGGTCATGGTCGAGAGCGGCTGAACGGAGAAGCGGGTAAGCGTGCTCATGAAAACCTCATTTCCAGGGCTCGGGGGAGGACAGGCAAGATTGTAGGGAACGCCGTAAGGGGAGGGAAGCGCGAATAGTTCTTGTCTCTGGCCTCAAACGGATGCCAGTCAGCGTTTTCCGCGAACTGCCAGAACCGCTTCTGCAAAGGTGTCGATCTGGCTGGCCCGCAGCCCGGCGACATTGATGCGTCCGTCCTCGACGATGTAGATGGCGTGGCGCTCGCGCAGCATCACGGCTTCACCGGGTGTCAGACCGATCAGCGAAAACATGCCTTTGTTCTTGGCGAGGAAATCGTAGTCGCTGCCATTGGTGAAACGCCGGAACGAGGCAGCAAGCCCCTGGCGCAGCGACAGAATGTTGGAGCGCATACCGTCCAGTTCGGCGCGCCAGTCGGCCGCGAGTGCCGGGTCTTCCAACACGGTGCGAACGATAGCCGAGCCATGATCCGGCGGCATCGAATAGACGAGACGAGCTCGCACCGTGAGTTGCGCCTTGGTTGCATCCGCCCGATCCGCGTTGGCGGCGAGAATGAATGCCGCACCTGTACGCTCGCGATAGATTCCGAAATTCTTCGAGCATGACGCGGAGACGAGCATTTCCGGAACCATGCCGGCGAGCAGCCGTACCACGAAGGCATCGTCCTCGAGACCCTCACCAAACCCCTGATAAGCGATATCGACCAGCGGAACGAGCCCGCGCTCGGCGATGATCTCCGCCAGCGTCTGCCATTGCGAAGGGCTCGGGTCGGCGCCCGTCGGATTGTGGCAGCAGCCGTGCAGCAACACGACATCGCCCCGCTCCGACCGTGAGAAATGATCGAGCAGGGCGTCGAAATCCACCTCACCTGTTCGGCTGTCGAGGTACGGGTAAGTGACGACCCGAAGCCCGTTGTCTTCGAGGATCGACACATGGTTCACCCAAGTCGGATCGGGCACATGGACCGCAGTACCCGGGCGCGCGAGGGAGATCAGGCCGGCGAGCACCGTCAAGGCGCCTGCTCCGCCCGGCGTCTGGATGCCGCGAATTCGCTCCCACGGCGCGGCCTCGCCGAAGACAAGCCTGCCGATGAGATCGCAAAAAACAGGATCTCCGGCCGGGCCGACATAGGCTTTGGTCGTTTGCGCGGTATGGATTCGTTTTTCTGCCTCCCTCACCGCCCGCGGGATCGGCGTCGTACCGGAGGCGTCCCGGTAGACTCCGACGCCGAGATCGATCTTGTTCGAACGACTGTCCTGCCGGAAAATCGGCATCAACGACAGGATCTTGTCGGCTGGCGGCATTATCAGATCATCGAACATGGTTCTCTCCGGTCAGGGAATTGCAGGCGGCGATGAAATGCCGGCGCCTCATGATGCGGCCGCAGCCCAAATCAGCCGACCGCCTATTTCAGCGCGCCGATCTTGTTCTCGATGGCCTCGAGAAATGCGCCGGACCGCACGATCTCGAGAGCCGGTGTGGTCTGCTTGGGCATGTAGCTGTCCTCCTGCTGGAACGGGATCGCGTCGCGAAGCGCGTCATAGAGCACCTGGCTGCCGGTTCCGAGCTTGTAGCCGCCGAGCGCCTCTTCGGTCAGGAAGATGGCGCGGGCCGCAAGCAGGCATTCGACACCAAGGATCTTCGGCATGTTGTCGACCACCTGGCGCGTCTTGCGGCATGCCCATGTCGCCATCGAAACATGGTCTTCCTGGCTGCTCTTGGTCGGGATGGTATCGGCAACGGCGGGGAAAGCCAGCGTCTTGTTTTCCGATGCGACGGACGCCGCAGCCGTCGAGATGATGCCATAGCCGTAATTCAGGCCAATCGGCTTGCCGGCAAGGTTCGGCGGCAGGCCGTAGTTCAACGTCGTGTCGCAGAGCGAGAACAGGCGTCGCTCGGAAATATTGCCGATTTCCACCAAAGCGATCGTCAGGATGTCCATGGCAAAAGCGATGGGTTCGCAATGAAAATTGCCGCCGGACAGGAATTCCAGCGCGCCGAGTTCGTTCCAGAAGACGAGCGGATTATCGGTCGCGGCGTTGAGCTCGCGCGTGATCAACTCCTTGGCGTGCTCCAACTGGTCGCGGCAGCTTCCATGCACCTGCGGTAGGCAACGGAAGGAATACTGATCCTGGATCCGGGCGGTGTGTTTCGGATGCAGGATATCGTCCTCGAGGCGTACCGCACGTGCTGCCTCGGTCGTGCGACGGCTGCCCTCGATAATGCGACGAATATTTTCCGCAGTCGCGATCTGCCCGGGCTGCTTGCGCACGAGATGAATGCGGGGATCGAATGCCGCCTGCTCGCCGCGGATCGCCTCCAGACTGAGCGCGCCGGCCGCATCGGCGGTCTTCATCAGCATCTCGGCGTCGTGGAGGTTGAGAACCGCCATGGCCGCGCAGAGGCTGTTGCCATTGATGAGGGCAAGGCAGTCCTTCGCCTTGAGATCGAAAGCAATCGGGGAGATGCCGGCCTTTTCCAGAGCCTGCGGCGCTGGCATGCGTTCGCCCTGGTAATAGGCTTCCGCCTCCTCATAGCCGATCAGCACCGAAACCATGTGGGCGAGCGGCGCCAGATCGCCAGACGCGCCGACCGATCCCTGGATCGGCACCACAGGGTGAACGCCGCGGTTCAGCATCTCAACGAGACGATCGACCACCTCGATCCGCAGGCCGGAAACCCCGAGGCAGAAGGCGTTGATGCGGACGGCCATCATGGCGCGGACGATTTCTTCCGACGCCGGCTCTCCGATGCCGGAGCAATGAGAGAGCACGATATTGCGCTGGAAGCGGTCATTATCGGCCTGGTTGATGGCATAATCCTTGAGCTTGCCGACGCCGGTGTTGAAACCGTAGGTTGGCGGCGCGTTTTCGGTCAGCCAGTTTTCCTCGATATAGTTTCTCACCTTGATGATTTCGGCGCGCGCCGCATCGGCGAGCGCTACCTTGGCACCCTGGCGCGCGATGCGAACGGTATCTTTGATCGTCAGGCTGTCACCGTCTAGAATTATGGCGTTCATCTCGATGTCCTTGAAGCTCGATAAGTGTGAGAAAGTAACTGCCGAAATCGAACACGCGCGCCGGGAGCGCAGCCTGTCTCGATCGCAGCGGCAATGCCATCAGTGACGGCGACGTAGTTTTCCGCGACACCTTCTTCGGTGACGATGGTTCCTGTCATGACGGCGTCGAAATCGCTCATGATGTCTTCAGACCCTCAGTGCGCATGATGGGGAAAGCCGTGGCACACGGCTTTGGCAGCGTCTCGTAGCTGTCCGACCAACGTCCCTGCTTCGGGTTCCGGCATGGAAATCGTTTCGAGATAACGGGCTGCCAGCCCGCTTGGCCCTTCGAGCGAGAGAAAGTCGTCGGCCAGGCGCCGGACCTGCAACCGTTCCGCCTCCAGCTCCGCTGCCTTGATCTTTTCGTAAAATTCAATCTCTGCCACCTTCCTGCGGCCTTGACGCAGGGTTAGCCGAAGATGCCGCAACGGCAGGACGAAAAGCGAGCGCCATTCGCCGGCACGTTCCAGAAGCTGCTGCATCTCGCCGTCATCCGCGCCGTGTCCGTCACTATCCGCAAGAGCGAAGAACAGCAGGGACGGCACGTCCACCGCATGACTGTTCTGGGCTTCGAGGCACCAGGACGCGATGCCGGGCTCGCCGTAGAGCCGGACCATGACATCGAACACATTGGCACAGAAAGCAGCGCGCCTCGCAGCTCCGGTATCCTGTTCCGAGCACGCGTTGCCGCTTGCCAGCCTTTTTTCTTCGAATGCATCAGGGGCTTTTTCCATCACGCTTGTTCCGCCGTCTTCATTCCGGGCGCCGGCTCGTCGTGAGGGAAATGACAGGCCGCGAATTGGCCGTAGGGCATCGCCGCAAGCTTCGGTTCCTGCGCTGCACAGACCGCCTGAGCGCGTGGGCAACGCAGGCGGAACCGGCATCCGGACGGCGGCGCGCTCCGCGACAAGGCCTGCGTCGGCGTTGCGCTAGGCACGATTTTCCGGCTGGCATCGGGAACCGGGACTGCTTCCAGCAGCATGCGGGTATAGGGATGCGCCGGACGCTGATAGATGGCATCGCCGGTTCCGATCTCGACGATCCTGCCCATGTAGAGGACGGCGACCCTGTCGCTGACATTGCGCACGACGGCGAGATCGTGGGAAATGAAGATCAGCGCCAGGTTACGCTTCTGGCGGATATCCTGCAGAAGATTGATCACATGCGCCTGCACCGACACATCAAGAGATGCAACCGGCTCGTCGCAGACGATCAGCTCCGGCCCAACGGCGAGCGCCCGCGCGATCGCAATGCGTTGGCACTGGCCGCCGGAAAACTGATGCGGCCTGCGGCCCTCCACCATCGTCCGGCTCATGCCGACATCGTTGAGCGCACGATCGACCCTTTCCAGTCTTTCCGCTTTGCGGATGCCCTGGATCTCGAGGCCTTCTCCGACGATATCCTGCACCTTGCGGCGCGGATTGAAGGAAGAAATCGGGTCCTGGAAGATCATCTGCAGCTTGCTGCGGATGGCGCGAAGATCGGAAGCAGACAGGTCGGCAAGATTCAGGCCGTCATATTCGACGTGGCCGTCGATACGCGTGTCCGCCTTCGGCAGAAGCTTCAGGAGGGCACGGCCGATGGTCGTCTTGCCGCTGCCCGACTCTCCGACGAGACCGAGCGTTTCCCCAGGAGCCACGTCGAAGGAGACGCCGTCGACCGCAACAAAGATCTTGCCGCCGCGCCGGTATCTGACCGAGAGATCGCGTACCTTCAAAAGCGCGTCGTCGCGCAGGAAAGCAGCGAAGGCATGCGGCGCGGCACCTGTATCGACGGCCTGGCCGGAAGCCTCGTCATTCATGACAATGCCCTCCTTTCGACCGCAGTGTCGGCTGCATCGCCGGTTTGAACAGGCACATAGCAGGCGAAGCGGTGCTTGCCGTCCGCACTGGTGGTCATCGGCGGCATCGAGACATGGCAGCGGGCCTCGGCGGCGGGACAGCGCGGTGCGAACGGGCATCCCGGCGCGGGGTTGGCAAGATCGGGCGGACGGCCCGGGATCGTGCGCAGTTTCGTATGAGCCGGCTGGTCCATGCGCGGCATCGCCGAAAGCAGAGCCTCGGTATAGCGATGGCGCGGATGGGAAAAGACGGTGTCCGTCGGTCCGTATTCCACGACATGCCCGCCATAGAGCACGAGGATGTCGTCGGTGCGTCCCGCGACGATGCCCAGATTGTGCGTGACCAGGATCATCGACATCTGCCGCTGCTGCTGGATAACCTGCAGCAGATCGAGAATTTCCTTCTGAACCGTCACATCCAGCGCGGTCGTCGCCTCGTCGGCGATCAGCAGATCCGGCTGGCAGGCAAGTGCCGTGGCGAT
The nucleotide sequence above comes from Rhizobium indicum. Encoded proteins:
- a CDS encoding TIGR02444 family protein — encoded protein: MEKAPDAFEEKRLASGNACSEQDTGAARRAAFCANVFDVMVRLYGEPGIASWCLEAQNSHAVDVPSLLFFALADSDGHGADDGEMQQLLERAGEWRSLFVLPLRHLRLTLRQGRRKVAEIEFYEKIKAAELEAERLQVRRLADDFLSLEGPSGLAARYLETISMPEPEAGTLVGQLRDAAKAVCHGFPHHAH
- a CDS encoding CrpP-related protein; its protein translation is MTIEELIDLQEAGSRARVLGLKAHENPYLAAHRMPTGDTGALGDWLARHDAWKFGWEAEDASREGRIVTHFKELISIAKRGALDA
- a CDS encoding adenine deaminase; protein product: MSTLTRFSVQPLSTMTRRLADVASARREPDLVIQGARVLSTYSERFLDGREVWISGGRIAAVKPAGSYRGGSAKLYDAGGGIIAPGLVDPHIHIESSMVTACAYAEAALLNGTTTIFCDSHEIGNVMDVAGVEAMLEDARQAPLSIFLTVPSTVPATTPDLETAGGDLTPDKIAALFDKWPEAVALGEKMDFVPVAMGDERSHAILAAALGRGRPVSGHVYGREFVAAYAASGVTDTHEAIDRDIADDLLEAGVWIFLRGGPPKTPWHSLPQAIKTITELGASHKRVAVCTDDRDAEDLLAFGLDWVTREAVKYGMRPEQAWAMGSLHAATRFGMEGEIGGLGGGRRADLMLLSDDLTPVSTWYGGELVVDGKKITPILDEALSKPYRYPDAAYHTVKLPKNLKLTPDLPTETVVAHTIKTELPGITLGHVTVTLEPANDWQAHFDKHDLCFVTVVERHGKSAGNVAHGLLNGFGLRQGAVASSVGHDSHNIIVAGTNAADMQVALDAIEEKQGGVCVVMDGKVTAMVPLPIAGLLSDKRVHQVADEVKALKLEWEKAGCTIAYMGFNLIPLSVIPEIRITDKGLVLVPEMVISPLFEKA
- a CDS encoding ABC transporter ATP-binding protein; the protein is MNEAANTTRVLDCHELSCHFWSPFGPIRVLHDVSFSIPPRTTLGIVGESGAGKSMLVKTIMGIAPEGMKTSGRILADGTDLSTLNETKRRAFLGRKFGMVFQNPMTSLNPFVRVGRQIEEASRFHLRLGKAQAKALAIELLASVGIPDAAECYGHYPHQFSGGMKQRIMIATALACQPDLLIADEATTALDVTVQKEILDLLQVIQQQRQMSMILVTHNLGIVAGRTDDILVLYGGHVVEYGPTDTVFSHPRHRYTEALLSAMPRMDQPAHTKLRTIPGRPPDLANPAPGCPFAPRCPAAEARCHVSMPPMTTSADGKHRFACYVPVQTGDAADTAVERRALS
- the hutH gene encoding histidine ammonia-lyase yields the protein MNAIILDGDSLTIKDTVRIARQGAKVALADAARAEIIKVRNYIEENWLTENAPPTYGFNTGVGKLKDYAINQADNDRFQRNIVLSHCSGIGEPASEEIVRAMMAVRINAFCLGVSGLRIEVVDRLVEMLNRGVHPVVPIQGSVGASGDLAPLAHMVSVLIGYEEAEAYYQGERMPAPQALEKAGISPIAFDLKAKDCLALINGNSLCAAMAVLNLHDAEMLMKTADAAGALSLEAIRGEQAAFDPRIHLVRKQPGQIATAENIRRIIEGSRRTTEAARAVRLEDDILHPKHTARIQDQYSFRCLPQVHGSCRDQLEHAKELITRELNAATDNPLVFWNELGALEFLSGGNFHCEPIAFAMDILTIALVEIGNISERRLFSLCDTTLNYGLPPNLAGKPIGLNYGYGIISTAAASVASENKTLAFPAVADTIPTKSSQEDHVSMATWACRKTRQVVDNMPKILGVECLLAARAIFLTEEALGGYKLGTGSQVLYDALRDAIPFQQEDSYMPKQTTPALEIVRSGAFLEAIENKIGALK
- a CDS encoding ABC transporter ATP-binding protein, with product MNDEASGQAVDTGAAPHAFAAFLRDDALLKVRDLSVRYRRGGKIFVAVDGVSFDVAPGETLGLVGESGSGKTTIGRALLKLLPKADTRIDGHVEYDGLNLADLSASDLRAIRSKLQMIFQDPISSFNPRRKVQDIVGEGLEIQGIRKAERLERVDRALNDVGMSRTMVEGRRPHQFSGGQCQRIAIARALAVGPELIVCDEPVASLDVSVQAHVINLLQDIRQKRNLALIFISHDLAVVRNVSDRVAVLYMGRIVEIGTGDAIYQRPAHPYTRMLLEAVPVPDASRKIVPSATPTQALSRSAPPSGCRFRLRCPRAQAVCAAQEPKLAAMPYGQFAACHFPHDEPAPGMKTAEQA
- a CDS encoding amino acid aminotransferase, whose protein sequence is MFDDLIMPPADKILSLMPIFRQDSRSNKIDLGVGVYRDASGTTPIPRAVREAEKRIHTAQTTKAYVGPAGDPVFCDLIGRLVFGEAAPWERIRGIQTPGGAGALTVLAGLISLARPGTAVHVPDPTWVNHVSILEDNGLRVVTYPYLDSRTGEVDFDALLDHFSRSERGDVVLLHGCCHNPTGADPSPSQWQTLAEIIAERGLVPLVDIAYQGFGEGLEDDAFVVRLLAGMVPEMLVSASCSKNFGIYRERTGAAFILAANADRADATKAQLTVRARLVYSMPPDHGSAIVRTVLEDPALAADWRAELDGMRSNILSLRQGLAASFRRFTNGSDYDFLAKNKGMFSLIGLTPGEAVMLRERHAIYIVEDGRINVAGLRASQIDTFAEAVLAVRGKR